One bacterium genomic window carries:
- the hemE gene encoding uroporphyrinogen decarboxylase produces the protein MSDVLTAPDRARNLTVDSGKYLRAARGETLSVPPVWLMRQAGRYLPEYRAVREQHDFITVCRTPELACEVTLQPIRRFQFDAAILFSDILIPAIPLGAGLQFDSGHGPVIPHPVRTGEQVQSLRDFDPQDELADVLEAVTLLRRELPSETALIGFCGAPYTVATYLIEGGKPDPFKFTKQMMYGDRAAFTLLLDKLANMTIRYLRAQVQAGADAIQLFDTWAGNLTDDEFRTVNLPVLRRIFTELSDLGVPMTYFALNSMHLVSACEAGASVYGLDWRMTFDQARARFGTEVALQGNLDPILLLTDETTIRNRTREIRAQAGPRGHIFNLGHGILPSTPIHNVEVLLDEIRGGRQ, from the coding sequence ATGTCTGATGTGTTGACCGCGCCGGATCGCGCACGTAATTTAACCGTCGATTCCGGAAAGTACCTGCGCGCCGCACGCGGCGAAACGCTCTCCGTGCCGCCCGTGTGGTTGATGCGGCAGGCCGGACGCTACCTGCCGGAATATCGCGCCGTCCGCGAACAGCATGACTTCATCACCGTCTGCCGCACGCCGGAGCTGGCCTGCGAAGTGACGCTGCAACCGATTCGCCGCTTTCAATTTGACGCCGCGATTCTGTTCAGCGACATTCTGATTCCCGCCATACCGCTCGGCGCGGGTCTGCAATTTGACAGCGGGCACGGCCCGGTCATCCCGCATCCGGTGCGCACAGGCGAACAGGTGCAGTCCCTGCGCGACTTTGATCCGCAGGATGAACTTGCCGATGTGTTGGAGGCCGTGACGCTGTTGCGACGCGAACTGCCGTCGGAAACCGCCCTGATCGGATTCTGCGGTGCGCCCTACACTGTGGCAACATATTTGATTGAGGGCGGCAAACCCGACCCGTTCAAGTTCACCAAACAAATGATGTACGGTGACCGCGCGGCGTTCACGCTGTTGCTGGACAAGCTGGCGAATATGACGATCCGTTACCTGCGGGCGCAGGTGCAAGCGGGCGCCGATGCGATTCAGCTCTTTGACACGTGGGCGGGGAATCTGACTGATGATGAATTCCGCACGGTCAATTTGCCCGTGCTGCGCCGCATTTTCACCGAACTGAGTGACTTGGGCGTGCCCATGACCTACTTTGCGCTCAACAGTATGCATCTGGTTTCTGCCTGCGAGGCAGGTGCGAGCGTGTATGGCCTGGACTGGCGTATGACTTTCGATCAAGCCCGTGCGCGTTTCGGCACGGAGGTCGCGCTGCAAGGCAATCTTGATCCAATCCTGCTTTTGACCGACGAAACGACGATTCGCAATCGCACGCGCGAAATCCGCGCGCAGGCCGGACCGCGCGGTCACATTTTCAATTTGGGCCACGGCATCCTGCCCAGCACCCCGATTCACAATGTAGAAGTGCTGCTCGACGAGATTCGCGGAGGGCGCCAGTGA
- the hemC gene encoding hydroxymethylbilane synthase: MIIGTRGSDLARTQTNWVKSFLEKQLNMPIEVNIISTQGDRVTDRPLRELEGSGYFTKELEEALLDRRIDVAVHSYKDMPSSCPDGLVLAAVSAREDVADLLIMRRETATESADEFYLRPGAMVGTSAVRRETQLLAHRPDITPRDLRGNVPTRLRKLRDGEYDAIMLACAGVARLGLDLSEFTAIRLNPTEFIPAPCQGALAIQMRGDDERITGVQTAIHNLDAAIATRLERQVQSLFGGGCGLPLGVYAYRIGDAWRLEGFWFSKETGPVRAGVQGTDAAALPQELFEHLSASCHAC; encoded by the coding sequence ATGATCATCGGTACCCGCGGCAGCGACTTAGCAAGGACACAAACCAATTGGGTCAAGAGCTTCCTCGAGAAGCAGTTGAATATGCCCATTGAGGTCAACATTATCTCCACCCAAGGCGACCGTGTGACCGACCGACCATTGCGCGAGTTGGAAGGCAGCGGCTACTTCACTAAAGAGCTCGAAGAAGCCTTACTCGATCGCCGCATTGATGTCGCCGTGCATTCGTACAAGGACATGCCCTCAAGCTGTCCCGACGGATTGGTCCTGGCTGCTGTGTCCGCCCGCGAAGACGTGGCTGACCTGCTGATCATGCGACGCGAGACGGCCACCGAATCCGCCGATGAGTTCTATCTGAGGCCGGGCGCCATGGTCGGTACAAGCGCGGTGCGCCGCGAAACTCAGTTGCTTGCCCACCGTCCAGATATCACACCCCGAGATTTGCGCGGCAATGTCCCCACCCGCCTGCGCAAGTTGCGCGATGGCGAATATGACGCGATCATGCTCGCCTGCGCGGGTGTCGCGCGACTTGGGTTGGACCTGTCGGAATTCACCGCCATCCGGCTCAACCCGACCGAGTTCATTCCCGCACCGTGTCAGGGTGCCTTGGCGATCCAGATGCGCGGTGATGACGAGCGGATCACTGGTGTGCAAACGGCCATTCACAATCTTGACGCCGCGATAGCGACACGCTTGGAACGCCAGGTACAGTCGCTGTTCGGCGGCGGCTGTGGCTTGCCGCTGGGCGTTTATGCCTATCGCATCGGCGACGCATGGCGACTGGAAGGCTTCTGGTTTAGCAAAGAAACCGGTCCCGTGCGCGCCGGTGTGCAGGGGACGGATGCCGCCGCTCTGCCGCAGGAGCTCTTCGAGCATTTGAGCGCCTCATGCCACGCGTGCTGA
- the hemN gene encoding oxygen-independent coproporphyrinogen III oxidase — translation MNLNNWYDISEERAFALVQELDGRGPRYTSYPTVPVWQAPINEAAYIRTLRRLGQDGEGIAVYLHLPFCRQRCLYCGCNAHITHDDARMQRYMDALEGEVRKVASEFRHPVQHSQLHLGGGTPTYIPAERLARALDLIIKHIPGTPDCDRSVEVDPRVTTDQHLALLAARGFTRISAGLQDLDPNVQQAVRREFSFDDMQAFIERARAHGFTSVNIDLIYGLPRQTRATWKDTLAHVATLRPDRLACFGYAHLPARMKHQQAIHEDELPSPRERLGMLFDAHRVLSDAGYSGIGMDHFALPDDDLARAQQAGRLWRNFMGYTTTRGLELLGLGCSGISEFHDLFTQNIAQPEAYAAALEANLWPLERGHELNEDDRTTKQIINHLMCNLEVKRPATTGENTEFETRMNHALAEIAAYEPLGLVRRENGGYLVTPLGQLFVRNLAMPFDRYLAGQQNVQFSKTV, via the coding sequence GTGAATCTGAATAACTGGTACGACATTTCTGAAGAGCGCGCGTTCGCGCTGGTGCAAGAGCTTGATGGCCGCGGTCCGCGCTACACGTCATACCCGACGGTACCGGTATGGCAAGCGCCTATCAATGAAGCCGCGTATATCCGGACGCTGCGCCGACTCGGACAAGACGGCGAAGGCATCGCTGTCTATCTGCATCTGCCGTTCTGCCGCCAGCGCTGCTTGTATTGTGGTTGCAACGCGCACATTACTCACGACGACGCACGCATGCAGCGCTACATGGATGCGCTCGAAGGCGAAGTGCGCAAAGTCGCCTCCGAGTTCCGGCATCCGGTGCAGCACAGCCAGTTGCATCTCGGCGGTGGAACGCCGACCTATATCCCCGCCGAACGCTTAGCGCGCGCGCTGGACCTGATCATTAAACACATTCCCGGCACGCCGGATTGCGACCGTTCGGTCGAAGTGGATCCCCGCGTGACGACGGACCAACATCTTGCTCTGCTCGCGGCGCGCGGCTTTACGCGAATCTCGGCGGGATTACAGGACCTCGATCCCAATGTGCAGCAGGCCGTGCGCCGCGAGTTTAGCTTTGACGACATGCAGGCATTCATCGAGCGCGCCCGTGCGCATGGTTTCACCAGCGTCAATATTGACTTGATCTATGGATTGCCGCGCCAGACGCGGGCGACTTGGAAAGACACGCTCGCTCACGTCGCCACGCTGCGGCCCGATCGCCTCGCGTGCTTCGGATACGCACACCTGCCCGCTCGCATGAAGCATCAACAGGCCATCCATGAGGACGAACTGCCATCGCCGCGCGAACGCCTGGGCATGCTGTTTGACGCGCATCGAGTCCTCAGCGATGCGGGTTACTCCGGAATCGGTATGGATCATTTCGCACTGCCCGACGATGATCTGGCGCGGGCGCAGCAGGCGGGACGGCTCTGGCGCAATTTCATGGGCTACACGACGACACGCGGGCTCGAACTGCTCGGCCTCGGCTGCTCCGGCATCAGCGAATTCCACGATCTCTTCACGCAAAATATCGCGCAGCCGGAAGCCTACGCCGCCGCACTCGAAGCGAATCTCTGGCCGCTCGAGCGCGGACATGAATTGAATGAAGATGATCGCACGACCAAGCAGATCATTAATCATCTGATGTGCAATCTGGAAGTGAAGCGCCCCGCCACGACCGGCGAAAATACCGAGTTTGAAACACGCATGAACCACGCGCTGGCCGAAATCGCGGCATACGAACCGCTCGGCTTGGTCCGTCGCGAAAACGGCGGCTATCTCGTCACGCCGCTGGGCCA
- a CDS encoding NHL repeat-containing protein, with protein MAADRSVAIVPTLSYPAGEQSALQPTGLYVDTHTNDVYVVDASTSRIAIYDADRQYNFEFSTRDRLVSPRQVAVDAQGRIFVLGDTREHTLAVFDYNGEFLRYFDLTDGTERLQPAGIALDAQDQLHVLTTMPLQVHVFSADAAPVRDYFVFTEGDSISRFNTIIGNFAIYADEIVLPFPVFGNVSCFDLTGKLTRSIGTAGGGPGELSFPIAGVPLKDGGFAIVDKHRHLVQFFRPDGRFEFEAGGAGLVAGWFFHPTSLVACADGTLLVGQTYGDRVQALAVQTASSGS; from the coding sequence ATGGCGGCGGATCGATCGGTTGCGATCGTGCCGACATTGAGCTATCCGGCGGGCGAGCAATCGGCCTTGCAGCCGACGGGCTTGTATGTGGATACGCACACAAATGACGTTTATGTTGTAGACGCCTCGACGTCGCGTATCGCGATCTATGATGCAGACCGTCAGTACAATTTTGAGTTTTCAACCCGAGACCGTCTCGTGTCGCCCCGGCAGGTTGCCGTGGACGCGCAGGGACGGATTTTTGTTTTAGGCGATACCCGCGAGCATACTCTGGCAGTGTTTGACTACAACGGCGAGTTTCTGCGGTACTTCGATCTGACGGACGGGACGGAACGGCTGCAACCGGCAGGCATCGCGCTGGACGCTCAGGATCAATTACACGTCTTGACGACGATGCCGTTGCAGGTGCATGTATTCTCGGCAGACGCCGCGCCAGTACGCGACTATTTTGTCTTCACTGAAGGCGACTCTATCTCGCGCTTCAATACGATTATCGGTAACTTTGCCATCTACGCGGACGAGATCGTCCTGCCGTTTCCGGTCTTTGGCAACGTGAGTTGTTTTGATTTGACCGGCAAGCTCACGCGGAGCATTGGCACGGCTGGTGGCGGACCGGGCGAATTGAGTTTTCCAATTGCCGGTGTTCCCTTGAAGGACGGCGGTTTTGCGATAGTGGATAAGCATCGTCATCTGGTTCAGTTCTTTCGACCGGATGGCCGATTTGAATTTGAGGCTGGCGGAGCTGGCTTGGTCGCGGGGTGGTTTTTCCATCCGACCAGCTTGGTAGCGTGCGCGGATGGCACATTGCTGGTGGGCCAGACCTATGGTGACCGTGTACAAGCTTTGGCGGTTCAAACTGCCAGCAGCGGTTCGTGA
- a CDS encoding uroporphyrinogen-III synthase, producing the protein MPRVLILRKPDSAVQLRAALEAEGYSSAALPVTATEFLLPANFVGVTTPWIAFTSANGARGLYRALVHAAHVLQPSVRIACVGQATADVAHALFARKPDHVAPVADGAHLALSLSKSLPAGTDILYPCPGGHDSDFTTTCRELGLNVQALPVYRTLMLDPQELQTALAALLPCEYAVFYAPSAVRAFCLAHPLPWPFTAVAIGPTTHRALITMGQRNTILSEQPRAEAIVNAIRFADSNAWEPEHV; encoded by the coding sequence ATGCCACGCGTGCTGATTCTGCGCAAGCCGGATAGCGCGGTACAGTTGCGCGCTGCATTGGAAGCGGAAGGCTATAGCTCCGCCGCGCTGCCTGTGACTGCAACCGAGTTCCTATTGCCCGCGAATTTCGTCGGCGTGACCACGCCGTGGATTGCCTTCACCAGCGCCAATGGCGCACGTGGATTGTATCGCGCTCTCGTGCACGCGGCCCATGTGCTACAGCCTTCCGTGCGGATCGCCTGCGTCGGCCAAGCGACTGCCGATGTCGCCCATGCGCTGTTCGCCCGTAAACCGGATCATGTTGCGCCCGTTGCCGATGGCGCGCATCTCGCTCTTTCGCTTTCTAAATCGTTGCCCGCCGGTACGGACATCCTCTACCCGTGTCCCGGCGGGCACGACTCTGACTTCACGACGACCTGCCGCGAATTGGGTCTGAATGTGCAGGCGTTGCCTGTCTACCGCACGCTGATGCTCGATCCGCAGGAGTTGCAAACAGCGCTCGCGGCGCTGTTGCCGTGCGAATATGCCGTGTTCTATGCGCCAAGCGCCGTACGTGCATTTTGCCTGGCCCATCCGCTGCCGTGGCCGTTCACAGCAGTCGCCATCGGGCCGACGACGCATCGCGCCTTGATTACAATGGGCCAGCGTAACACGATTCTGTCCGAACAACCTCGCGCGGAGGCTATTGTGAACGCCATCCGCTTCGCCGATAGCAATGCCTGGGAGCCCGAGCATGTCTGA